In Acidobacteriota bacterium, one genomic interval encodes:
- a CDS encoding D-aminoacylase, translated as MKKPLVSLLLVFLSFSLVCAQTARTYDLIIRNGTLYDGTGAKPRRADVGIKGDRIVALGDLSKAKSTTVVEAKGLVLHQAENEGCRAGFNPALHPGCALSIHHLQLDGVLAVAPGFINMLSHSETSLIVDYRSLSELRQGVTTQIFGESSMGPLSDEMKRTALAAQGDYKYDMPWTTLAEYLRYLEQRGISQNVASFIGAGTVRTHVIGLEDKAPTPAQLEQMKDLVRREMEAGALGVTTALIYPPNFFAKTDELIALCKVASQYRGKYIAHIRSEANQFMEAVEETIRIAREAKLPAEIYHLKASGEQNWPKLDAVIKRINEARRQGLKITADMYTYTAGATGLTSTMPPWVLDGGYEALYKRLQDPATRQKIAAEMRTPTNDWENMFLLPGSLDRILLAGFRSEKLKPLAGKTLAEVAKLRGTDPADTVMDLILEDRSRVGTVYFMMSEANIKKQIAQPWVSFGSDAASMAAEGAFLKSSTHPRAYGCFARLLGKYVREEKVISLEEAVRRLSGLPAATLELDRRGLLKPGYFADVVVFDPNTIADKATFEQPHQYSVGVQHVFVNGQQVLKDGEHTGAKVGRALYGPGKVK; from the coding sequence ATGAAAAAACCACTCGTTAGCTTGTTGCTCGTTTTCCTTTCCTTTTCACTCGTGTGCGCCCAGACCGCGCGCACCTATGACCTCATCATCCGCAACGGCACGCTTTATGACGGCACCGGCGCCAAACCGCGCCGCGCCGATGTCGGCATCAAAGGCGACCGCATCGTGGCGCTGGGCGATCTGTCCAAAGCCAAATCCACGACCGTAGTGGAGGCCAAGGGCCTAGTACTCCATCAAGCTGAAAATGAGGGATGTAGGGCGGGATTTAATCCCGCCCTACATCCCGGATGCGCTCTCAGCATCCATCACTTACAGCTTGATGGAGTACTAGCCGTCGCGCCCGGTTTCATCAACATGCTCTCGCATTCCGAGACCTCGCTGATCGTGGATTACCGCTCGCTCAGCGAATTGCGGCAGGGCGTGACGACGCAGATTTTCGGCGAGTCTTCGATGGGGCCACTGAGCGACGAGATGAAACGCACGGCGCTGGCCGCGCAGGGCGATTACAAATACGACATGCCCTGGACGACGCTGGCCGAGTATTTGCGCTATCTCGAACAGCGCGGCATCTCGCAAAACGTCGCCTCGTTCATCGGCGCGGGCACGGTGCGCACGCACGTCATCGGGCTGGAAGACAAAGCGCCCACCCCCGCCCAGCTTGAACAGATGAAAGACCTGGTGCGCCGCGAGATGGAAGCGGGTGCGCTGGGCGTCACGACGGCGCTGATCTATCCGCCCAACTTTTTCGCCAAGACCGACGAGTTGATCGCGCTGTGCAAAGTGGCGTCGCAATATCGCGGCAAATACATCGCGCACATCCGCAGCGAGGCGAACCAGTTTATGGAGGCCGTCGAAGAGACCATCCGCATCGCGCGCGAAGCCAAGCTGCCCGCCGAGATTTATCACCTCAAAGCTTCGGGCGAACAGAACTGGCCGAAGCTGGACGCCGTCATCAAACGCATCAACGAGGCGCGCCGGCAGGGCTTGAAGATCACCGCCGATATGTACACCTACACGGCGGGCGCGACGGGGTTGACTTCGACGATGCCTCCCTGGGTGTTGGATGGCGGTTACGAAGCGCTGTACAAACGGCTGCAAGACCCAGCCACGCGCCAGAAAATCGCCGCCGAAATGCGCACGCCGACCAACGACTGGGAAAACATGTTCCTGCTGCCCGGCTCGCTCGACCGCATCCTGCTGGCCGGGTTTCGCTCGGAAAAACTCAAACCGCTGGCGGGCAAAACGCTCGCCGAAGTCGCCAAGCTGCGCGGCACAGACCCGGCCGACACCGTGATGGATTTGATCCTGGAAGACCGCTCGCGCGTCGGCACGGTTTATTTCATGATGTCGGAAGCGAACATCAAAAAGCAGATCGCCCAGCCTTGGGTCTCGTTCGGTTCTGACGCCGCGTCAATGGCGGCGGAAGGCGCGTTCCTGAAGTCGTCCACGCATCCGCGCGCTTATGGTTGTTTTGCGCGGCTGCTGGGCAAATACGTGCGCGAGGAAAAAGTCATTTCGCTCGAAGAAGCCGTGCGCCGGTTGTCGGGCCTGCCCGCCGCGACGCTGGAACTCGACCGGCGCGGGTTGTTGAAACCCGGCTATTTCGCCGATGTCGTCGTGTTCGATCCAAACACGATTGCCGATAAGGCGACGTTTGAGCAACCGCATCAATACTCGGTCGGCGTGCAACACGTTTTCGTCAACGGCCAGCAAGTGCTGAAAGACGGCGAACACACGGGCGCAAAAGTGGGGCGCGCCTTGTATGGGCCGGGCAAAGTGAAGTAA
- a CDS encoding DUF433 domain-containing protein — MEETLLQRITLNPEVCFGKPTIRNMRYPVEMILDLLGAGMTFEDILTDYPDLEKEDLQACLSFAGKLVKVNSIHKVISA, encoded by the coding sequence ATGGAAGAAACGCTTTTACAACGCATCACACTCAACCCCGAAGTTTGCTTTGGCAAACCGACCATTCGGAACATGCGCTACCCAGTCGAAATGATTCTGGATTTGCTCGGCGCAGGCATGACGTTTGAAGACATATTGACCGACTATCCCGACCTGGAAAAAGAAGATTTGCAAGCCTGCCTTTCGTTCGCCGGCAAACTGGTCAAAGTGAACTCCATCCATAAAGTAATCTCGGCCTGA
- a CDS encoding DUF5615 family PIN-like protein has product MKFLVDAQLPYRLKLWLVAKGFDAIHTDDLPAQSLSTDLEIVRIADAAGRAVISKDSDFLKLHILQHKPAQLLMLTTGNIINQRLLALVEQNFETASQLFESYQVVEISNSFVIGHSFE; this is encoded by the coding sequence ATGAAATTCCTGGTTGATGCACAATTGCCTTATCGCCTAAAACTCTGGCTCGTCGCAAAAGGTTTCGACGCCATTCATACAGACGACTTGCCAGCGCAAAGCCTCTCGACGGATCTGGAAATTGTGCGGATTGCGGATGCCGCAGGCCGCGCGGTCATTAGCAAAGATAGCGACTTCCTCAAACTGCACATCTTGCAGCACAAGCCTGCGCAATTACTGATGCTCACCACTGGCAACATCATCAACCAACGATTGCTTGCGTTGGTTGAGCAAAATTTCGAGACAGCTAGCCAGTTGTTCGAGTCCTATCAGGTCGTCGAAATCAGCAACTCCTTCGTCATCGGCCACAGCTTCGAATAG
- a CDS encoding M20/M25/M40 family metallo-hydrolase, whose protein sequence is MIQAAVALLLLPMLFASTATTQPQQPDWAKIEAETMRHFQAILRMDTSNPPGNEKLVVDYLKSVLDKEGIENKTFANDPNRPNLVARLRGTGKKRPVLIMGHTDVVKVDPAKWTHPPFSATREGGYVYGRGTVDDKDNAVACLMVMVMLKRLNVPLDRDVIFLAEAGEEASTQFGIAFMVEKYWPEIDAEFCFAEGGGVTRTGGQIRFATVQTSEKIPNGITLTARGPAGHGSVPLRTNAIVHLSQAITKLSAWSTPMRLNETTKAYFERLASISMPVEANRYRNVANPEMSATIQEYFAVNEPRHHSMLRTSISPNIIKGGYQVNVIPSEAEATLDVRALPDENLDNLIAEIRKVINDPAVTVAKNDRNTRPLARPSRIDSEAFHVLETAVKQHYNTVTLPTMSTGATDMAYLRAKGVECYGVGPMTDSEDGPKGYGAHSDQERVLEEAIHKFVRFHWDIVVNLAKAK, encoded by the coding sequence ATGATTCAAGCGGCGGTTGCGCTGCTACTGCTACCCATGCTTTTTGCCAGTACTGCCACCACACAACCGCAACAACCTGACTGGGCCAAAATCGAAGCAGAGACCATGCGCCACTTTCAGGCAATCTTGCGCATGGACACCAGCAATCCGCCGGGCAATGAAAAGCTGGTCGTGGACTACCTGAAATCCGTGTTGGACAAGGAAGGCATCGAGAACAAAACCTTCGCCAACGATCCCAATCGTCCGAATCTGGTCGCACGCTTGCGCGGCACTGGCAAGAAGCGCCCTGTGTTGATTATGGGCCACACCGATGTGGTCAAGGTTGATCCGGCCAAATGGACGCACCCGCCCTTTTCGGCGACGCGCGAAGGCGGCTATGTATACGGGCGCGGCACGGTGGATGACAAAGACAATGCCGTCGCCTGTCTGATGGTGATGGTCATGCTCAAACGACTGAACGTGCCGCTCGACCGCGATGTGATCTTCCTGGCCGAAGCGGGCGAAGAAGCCAGCACGCAATTCGGCATCGCGTTCATGGTTGAAAAATACTGGCCCGAAATTGACGCCGAGTTCTGCTTTGCCGAAGGCGGCGGCGTCACGCGCACGGGCGGCCAGATTCGTTTCGCCACCGTGCAAACGTCCGAAAAGATTCCGAACGGCATCACGCTCACGGCGCGCGGCCCGGCGGGGCACGGTTCGGTGCCGCTGCGCACGAACGCCATCGTCCATCTGTCGCAGGCCATCACTAAACTCTCCGCGTGGTCAACGCCGATGCGCTTGAACGAGACGACCAAGGCGTACTTTGAACGCCTCGCCAGCATCAGCATGCCCGTCGAAGCGAACCGTTACCGCAACGTCGCCAACCCTGAAATGTCCGCCACGATTCAGGAATACTTCGCCGTCAACGAACCGCGCCATCATTCGATGCTGCGCACTTCGATTTCGCCCAACATCATCAAGGGCGGTTATCAGGTCAACGTGATTCCGTCGGAAGCGGAAGCCACGCTGGACGTGCGCGCCTTGCCGGACGAGAACCTCGACAATCTGATTGCCGAAATCCGCAAGGTCATCAACGACCCGGCGGTCACCGTCGCCAAAAACGACCGCAATACGCGCCCCCTCGCGCGCCCTTCGCGCATTGACTCTGAGGCGTTTCATGTTTTGGAAACCGCCGTCAAACAGCATTACAACACGGTGACCTTGCCGACGATGAGCACGGGCGCGACCGATATGGCCTATCTGCGTGCGAAGGGCGTGGAGTGTTACGGCGTCGGGCCAATGACCGACAGTGAAGACGGACCGAAAGGTTACGGCGCGCACAGCGATCAGGAACGCGTGCTGGAAGAAGCCATTCACAAGTTTGTGCGCTTTCATTGGGACATCGTGGTCAATTTGGCAAAGGCGAAGTAG
- a CDS encoding PQQ-binding-like beta-propeller repeat protein, whose amino-acid sequence MSLSRRSFLLATVAALPAARFATTPTVKPEQNWPQFRGPGALGIAEGFPTRTEWNADPAASKSGGVLWRSEIPGLGHSSPIIWKDEIYLATAVPKTGKPSLRIGYYGDVGPAKDNDEQRWLILCLDKKSGQKKWEQTIRTAKPATVRHEKASHANTTLVTDGKYLIGFFGADGLYCLDLKGKLLWQKDLGPINVTWRSIAWGYASSPALHKDRIVLLCDDPKDPFVAAFSLADGKEHWRTSRKGACENSWGTPFIHADEMRTQVITNGYPYIASYDFETGKELWRLRGGGDIPVPTPFVADGLLVLTNAHGGKTPLFAVRPNAHGDISLAEGATSNESVVWSAPNGGAYLSTPVVYNGYIYLANHNGVLRCFDFKTGEKMYEERLGADSACSASLVAADGKIYCPTEQGIVNVIKAGPKFEVLAKNDMGEPCLATPAISEGVLYFRTSASLLAVK is encoded by the coding sequence ATGTCACTTTCACGCCGTTCATTCCTATTGGCCACGGTGGCGGCCTTGCCCGCCGCGCGTTTCGCAACCACACCAACTGTTAAGCCCGAACAAAACTGGCCGCAGTTTCGCGGCCCCGGCGCGCTCGGTATTGCCGAAGGGTTCCCAACGCGCACCGAATGGAACGCAGACCCGGCAGCAAGCAAATCCGGCGGCGTCTTGTGGCGCAGTGAGATTCCCGGCCTGGGCCATTCCAGCCCGATCATCTGGAAGGATGAGATTTATCTGGCGACAGCGGTGCCCAAGACCGGCAAGCCTTCGTTGCGCATTGGCTATTACGGCGATGTCGGCCCCGCCAAAGACAATGACGAACAACGTTGGCTGATCCTCTGTCTGGACAAAAAGTCCGGCCAGAAAAAATGGGAGCAAACCATCCGCACAGCCAAGCCCGCGACGGTGCGCCACGAAAAAGCTTCGCACGCGAACACGACGCTGGTCACCGACGGCAAATACCTGATCGGCTTTTTCGGCGCGGATGGCCTGTATTGCCTCGATCTCAAGGGCAAGCTGCTCTGGCAAAAAGACCTCGGCCCGATCAATGTCACCTGGCGCAGCATCGCCTGGGGCTATGCCAGTTCGCCCGCGCTGCACAAAGATCGCATCGTGCTGCTGTGCGACGATCCCAAAGACCCGTTCGTCGCGGCGTTCAGTTTGGCGGATGGCAAAGAACACTGGCGCACTTCGCGCAAAGGCGCGTGTGAGAACAGTTGGGGCACACCCTTCATTCATGCCGACGAAATGCGCACGCAGGTCATCACGAACGGCTACCCGTACATCGCGTCTTATGATTTTGAAACGGGCAAAGAACTCTGGCGCTTGCGCGGCGGCGGCGACATCCCTGTGCCGACGCCGTTTGTCGCCGATGGCCTGCTCGTGCTCACCAATGCCCACGGCGGCAAGACGCCGCTCTTTGCCGTGCGCCCCAATGCCCACGGCGACATCTCGCTGGCCGAAGGCGCCACCAGCAACGAGTCCGTCGTCTGGAGCGCGCCCAATGGCGGTGCCTATCTTTCCACGCCGGTCGTCTACAACGGCTATATCTACCTCGCCAATCACAACGGCGTGCTGCGCTGCTTCGATTTCAAGACCGGCGAAAAGATGTATGAAGAACGGCTGGGCGCGGATTCGGCCTGCTCAGCCTCGCTGGTCGCGGCGGATGGCAAGATTTATTGCCCGACCGAACAAGGCATCGTCAACGTCATCAAGGCCGGTCCCAAGTTTGAAGTACTGGCGAAAAACGACATGGGCGAACCGTGCCTGGCGACGCCCGCGATTTCTGAAGGTGTGCTGTATTTCCGCACGTCGGCGAGTTTGTTAGCGGTGAAGTAA
- a CDS encoding nuclear transport factor 2 family protein: protein MKTRIYSITLFTCFVYTLSALAFGQTAHNNKAEQEVLKAVEAGRVALLKKDIAVLERYWTDEYILTLTGGNTSTKARWLAGFKANNAGYDEWEADEVKVVIYGTTAIYNARFKVKGHNNAGKSYTADWRCTGTLVKQHGVWRLAAAHFTDIKPPAAPPAQ from the coding sequence ATGAAAACCCGCATCTACAGCATTACGCTTTTCACTTGCTTCGTCTACACGCTGTCCGCGTTGGCGTTCGGTCAAACAGCGCACAACAACAAAGCCGAGCAGGAAGTGCTTAAAGCCGTCGAAGCAGGCCGCGTCGCCTTGCTCAAAAAAGATATTGCCGTGCTCGAACGTTATTGGACTGACGAGTACATCCTCACGCTGACCGGCGGCAACACCAGCACGAAAGCCCGCTGGCTGGCCGGGTTCAAAGCCAACAATGCCGGTTATGACGAATGGGAAGCCGATGAAGTCAAGGTCGTCATTTACGGCACGACCGCGATTTACAACGCGCGCTTCAAGGTCAAAGGCCATAACAACGCGGGCAAAAGTTATACGGCCGATTGGCGCTGCACCGGCACGCTGGTCAAACAGCATGGCGTGTGGCGGCTGGCGGCGGCGCATTTCACCGACATCAAACCGCCGGCTGCACCGCCCGCGCAATAG
- a CDS encoding tetratricopeptide repeat protein: protein MFQQPHDGRVPWRNSVKAQRLTRAGKTATAFAYCALALWLTAAGNLVRAQNTRTDSARAYLERGNVAMAKGEFRRALDDFNLAVASDPQLDSAWYNRAVALYDLGELPKAIGDLNHALRLNPKYTLAWIKRGNAHAAQGELEDALADYNAALRLEPKSLLAINNRGLIKQQLKDYAGARADYERAAQLAPANALVFNNLASVKHDLGDYRSALDDYNRAIEINPEWAAAWCNRGLTRKALGDLKGALNDYDRAIEIKPDFAVAYFNRSWVKRLLGRGDEAREDYERSLKLQAAETEATMAGAKLQLKLEEPPPLANQ, encoded by the coding sequence ATGTTCCAGCAACCTCATGACGGACGTGTGCCTTGGCGCAACTCGGTCAAAGCGCAAAGACTCACGCGCGCAGGCAAGACAGCAACAGCCTTTGCCTATTGCGCTCTTGCATTGTGGCTGACAGCGGCAGGCAATCTCGTGCGAGCGCAAAACACGCGCACCGACTCGGCCCGCGCCTACCTAGAACGCGGCAATGTGGCAATGGCCAAAGGCGAGTTCAGGCGCGCGCTCGACGATTTCAATCTCGCCGTCGCCAGCGACCCGCAATTGGATAGCGCCTGGTACAACCGCGCCGTCGCGCTTTACGACCTGGGCGAATTGCCGAAGGCCATTGGCGATCTCAATCACGCGCTCAGGCTCAATCCCAAATACACCTTGGCCTGGATTAAGCGCGGCAATGCCCATGCGGCGCAGGGTGAGTTGGAAGACGCACTGGCCGATTACAACGCGGCCTTGCGTCTCGAACCGAAATCGCTGCTGGCCATCAACAATCGCGGGCTGATCAAACAGCAACTCAAGGATTACGCCGGGGCGCGCGCCGATTACGAACGCGCGGCGCAGTTGGCGCCCGCCAATGCGCTGGTGTTTAACAACCTCGCCAGCGTCAAACACGATTTGGGCGATTACCGGAGCGCGCTGGACGATTACAACCGCGCCATTGAAATCAATCCTGAATGGGCCGCCGCCTGGTGCAATCGCGGTTTGACGCGCAAGGCGTTGGGCGACTTGAAAGGCGCGCTCAACGATTATGACCGCGCCATTGAGATCAAACCCGATTTCGCGGTCGCTTACTTCAATCGCAGTTGGGTGAAACGGCTGCTGGGCCGGGGCGACGAAGCGCGCGAAGATTACGAACGCAGCCTGAAGCTGCAAGCTGCCGAGACTGAGGCGACGATGGCAGGCGCCAAGTTACAACTCAAGCTGGAAGAACCGCCGCCTTTGGCCAACCAATAA
- a CDS encoding sigma-70 family RNA polymerase sigma factor — MPASSSQDVTQLLAAWSAGDEAALARLVPLIEAELERLARAYLSKEHPGHTLQTTALVNEAYVRLIGWQNQAWQNRAHFIGVAASLMKKVLVDHARRRQNRKHGGDLVRVSLTHAALEPNQSDPDVLTLNEALEELAKLDARQARIVELSFFGGLTNDEIAHVLGISERTVRREWNMARAWLYRELTKQ; from the coding sequence ATGCCTGCTTCATCTTCACAAGACGTGACACAGTTGCTAGCCGCTTGGAGTGCGGGCGATGAAGCGGCGCTCGCGCGTTTGGTGCCGCTGATCGAAGCGGAACTGGAACGGCTGGCGCGCGCTTACTTGAGCAAAGAGCATCCCGGCCATACGCTGCAAACGACGGCGCTGGTCAATGAAGCGTATGTGCGGCTGATCGGCTGGCAGAATCAGGCCTGGCAGAACCGCGCGCATTTCATCGGCGTGGCGGCCAGCCTGATGAAAAAGGTGTTGGTTGATCACGCGCGTCGCCGCCAGAACCGCAAACACGGCGGTGATCTGGTGCGCGTTTCCTTAACCCACGCGGCGCTCGAACCGAACCAAAGCGATCCCGATGTGCTGACGCTGAACGAGGCGCTGGAAGAATTGGCCAAACTCGACGCGCGTCAGGCCCGCATCGTTGAGTTGAGCTTTTTCGGCGGTCTGACCAATGACGAGATCGCCCACGTGCTGGGCATTTCCGAACGCACTGTCCGGCGCGAATGGAATATGGCGCGCGCCTGGCTGTACCGTGAATTGACAAAGCAGTAG